One Sporomusaceae bacterium ACPt DNA window includes the following coding sequences:
- the xerD_3 gene encoding Tyrosine recombinase XerD, which produces MEYVEPIRDRCKIEAMKRYLKGKNLRDYVLFTLGINSGLRISDLLQLQITDIFDQKGKVKDRLELKEQKTGKTKEFPIAPPARKALEEYISAKQPDHWLFPSRKSAGPLDRRQAWRILSEAAAAVGIPGRIGTHTLRKTFGYWAFKQGVDITRIQKLLNHSSPGITLAYIGITKDELDAVYINLNL; this is translated from the coding sequence ATGGAATATGTGGAACCAATCCGCGACCGATGCAAAATTGAAGCTATGAAACGTTATCTAAAAGGAAAAAACTTGCGTGATTATGTGCTATTTACTCTCGGTATCAACAGCGGCCTGCGCATTTCCGACCTATTACAACTACAAATTACCGATATTTTCGATCAAAAAGGTAAAGTTAAAGACCGTCTCGAATTAAAAGAACAAAAAACTGGCAAGACAAAAGAATTCCCCATCGCTCCCCCCGCCCGCAAAGCATTAGAAGAGTATATCTCTGCCAAGCAGCCGGACCATTGGCTCTTTCCCTCACGAAAAAGCGCTGGCCCGCTTGACCGGCGCCAGGCGTGGCGTATCCTCTCCGAAGCGGCCGCCGCCGTCGGCATCCCCGGCCGGATCGGCACGCATACCCTGCGAAAAACCTTTGGATACTGGGCCTTCAAGCAAGGCGTGGACATTACCCGTATTCAAAAACTTCTCAACCACTCGTCACCAGGCATCACGCTAGCCTATATCGGCATAACAAAGGACGAACTCGACGCCGTTTATATCAACCTAAACCTTTAA